A window of Peromyscus eremicus chromosome 23, PerEre_H2_v1, whole genome shotgun sequence genomic DNA:
CAGCAGGATTGATGTTATTGGGGGGCATGGGATCCTgcctggggggtgggtgggtgggatcaGAAAACTTACTAGGCAGGGTGCAAGACAGGGCTGGGCCACACCTGGAGGGACAAATGGGAAGTAAGGGTGAGCTGTGTTACCGCAGGCTACTCCAGTGAATACTATTTGTCTTTGGGTCACTCTAAGACTTCGTGAACCGGAACTCTAGAGAAAAGGGAGGGTggcatgtagcccaagctgtagTTCCTTGGATGAGACCTGCCCCTCCCCCTAACCTCTCAAGCTGTGACTTTTGtgctgtgaaccaccatggccTGTTGCCCTGTCATGAAGTTTCTTCTCCCAAGAGGCCTGGGACTCTGATGTGTCGGGCTGTATCACCCAGAAACTCAGTACAGGACCTGCCAGAGGCCAGGCTGACTCTAGGCTTTGGTTCATCGGTTGTGAATCTGGAAAGCTCAGAACGTTAGGTTTAATGCTTATAATACGTGACACAAGACTGAAGCtatgctattttctctaaaattcCGTGTGTTTATTATGTCTCAGCTTTACGACAGCTACAGGccaggtgggagggagaggctggctgCTGAGCCCTGCCAAGAGGGCGGCACCTGGAAGGCAGGTGTTTCTAGTCTTTCCTCCAGGGAAGACCTGTGCAAAGTGGCTCATGCccataatctcagcccttggggaggctgaggcgggactACTCAAAAATGCgactgttttgaaaaaccaagacAAAGGTCCCAGAGTCGGGCAAGGACTTAGCTGAGGGGCTGCAGGTAACTCACTTTTCTCCCCAAACCAGGGCCGTGTGAGCCTAGCTCAGGCGCTCTCTCCCTGCAGGGCCTCGACTATGTTGCGCAGGTTGGGCTGCGCGCTGTTCTGCAGCCTCGTGGCATTGCTGCTCTGCTGCCTTCTCTTTCTGAAGGGGCGCACACCAGCAGTGAGCTCCAAGGTCCACCAGCACCCAAGGGCACTGCCAAGGCCCCGGTACAGCCAGTGCTCGCCCAACCCAGCAATTGCTAAGGCCTCCCTGTCCCTGCCCAGCCGCCATCGCCTCTTCCTGACCTATCGACACTGCCGGAACTTCTCCATCTTGCTGGAGCCTTCCGAGTGTGCCAGGGACACCTTCCTGCTCCTGGTCATCAAGTCACAGCCTGGCCATATCGAGCAGCGTGCGGCCATTAGGAGCACTTGGGGCCGGGCTGGGAGCTGGGTCAGGGGCCGGCAGGTGAAGCTGGTGTTCCTCCTGGGGGTGGCAGGGCCTGTACCCCCAGCCCAGCTGCTGGCCTATGAGAGTTTGCAGTTCGATGACATCCTGCAGTGGAACTTTGCCGAGGACTTCTTCAACCTGACACTCAAGGAGCTGCATGTGCAGCGCTGGATGGCTGCCGCCTGCACACAGGCCCACTTCATACTGAAGGGGGACGATGACGTCTTCATCCATGTCCCCAATGTGCTCGAGTTCCTGGAGGGCCGGGAT
This region includes:
- the B3gnt4 gene encoding N-acetyllactosaminide beta-1,3-N-acetylglucosaminyltransferase 4 translates to MLRRLGCALFCSLVALLLCCLLFLKGRTPAVSSKVHQHPRALPRPRYSQCSPNPAIAKASLSLPSRHRLFLTYRHCRNFSILLEPSECARDTFLLLVIKSQPGHIEQRAAIRSTWGRAGSWVRGRQVKLVFLLGVAGPVPPAQLLAYESLQFDDILQWNFAEDFFNLTLKELHVQRWMAAACTQAHFILKGDDDVFIHVPNVLEFLEGRDPAQDLLVGDVIYQARPNRNTKVKYFIPFSMYRARHYPPYAGGGGYVMSQATVRRLHTAMEKAELFPIDDVFVGMCLQKLGVSPIHHAGFKTFGIQQPLNWDPCLYRGLLLVHRLSPLEMWNMWALVTDEGLTCAATPQPSPEGWVEQQL